One Polaribacter sp. KT25b DNA segment encodes these proteins:
- a CDS encoding DNA-3-methyladenine glycosylase I, producing the protein MKHRCFWVTDSKLYKDYHDNEWGQPVFDDAILFEFLILETFQAGLSWITILNKRENFRMAFDNFDYKKIATYPESKYESLLLDRGIIRNKLKIKSAITNAQLFIEIQQEFGSFSNFIWSYVDDKPIINNFAKREEVPATTSISDKISKDLKKRGFKFVGSTVMYAYMQAVGMVNDHTTDCFKYPN; encoded by the coding sequence ATGAAACACAGGTGTTTTTGGGTAACAGACAGTAAATTATATAAAGATTATCATGATAATGAATGGGGACAACCCGTTTTTGATGACGCAATTTTGTTTGAATTTTTAATTTTAGAAACTTTTCAGGCAGGTTTAAGTTGGATAACTATTTTAAACAAAAGAGAAAATTTTAGAATGGCTTTTGATAATTTCGATTATAAAAAAATTGCAACTTATCCAGAAAGTAAATATGAATCTTTATTGTTAGATAGAGGCATCATCAGAAATAAATTAAAGATAAAAAGTGCTATTACAAACGCACAATTATTTATAGAAATTCAACAAGAATTTGGTTCTTTTTCTAATTTTATTTGGAGTTATGTAGATGATAAACCCATCATTAATAATTTTGCTAAAAGAGAAGAAGTGCCTGCTACAACCAGTATTTCTGATAAAATTTCGAAAGATTTAAAAAAACGCGGATTTAAATTTGTGGGTTCAACCGTAATGTATGCGTACATGCAAGCTGTAGGAATGGTAAATGATCATACAACAGATTGTTTTAAATACCCTAATTAA
- a CDS encoding nucleoside triphosphate pyrophosphohydrolase family protein produces MKNKIAAVTKFHTAFKLNMNNKPIANIGDDRNLLRFNLMKEENEEYLEAANNNDLVEVADALGDMLYILCGTIIEHGMQDKIEEVFNEIQRSNMSKLDENGEPIYREDGKVLKGPNYFKPNITEILEK; encoded by the coding sequence ATGAAAAACAAAATAGCAGCAGTAACTAAATTTCACACCGCTTTTAAATTAAATATGAACAACAAACCAATTGCAAATATTGGTGATGACAGAAATTTACTTCGTTTTAATTTGATGAAAGAAGAAAATGAAGAATATTTAGAAGCAGCTAATAATAACGATTTGGTTGAGGTTGCAGATGCTTTAGGAGATATGTTGTATATTTTATGTGGCACAATTATAGAACACGGAATGCAAGATAAAATTGAGGAAGTTTTTAATGAAATTCAGAGAAGTAATATGAGTAAATTGGATGAAAATGGAGAGCCAATTTACAGAGAAGATGGTAAGGTTTTAAAAGGACCAAACTATTTTAAGCCAAATATTACAGAGATTTTAGAGAAGTAA
- a CDS encoding N-formylglutamate amidohydrolase: protein MKIVLTCEHGGNEIPENQHYLFSTDQQVLHTHKGLDLGALDLFNQLKPLADFSLFSTKSRLLIELNRSLHHKNLYSAFSKTLSTSEKKALIDSYYLVYRNKVENNIRNYIKEGNKVLHISVHSFTPVLNAVERNCDIGLLYDSSHKNEKKFSHQFKKELLQQNGNLNVRYNYPYLGKMDGFTTYLRKQFPLNYIGIEIEVNQKYAKENKMNSAICEAIFNSLKKITSLKSL from the coding sequence ATGAAAATCGTATTAACTTGTGAACATGGAGGGAATGAAATTCCTGAAAATCAGCACTATTTATTTTCAACAGATCAACAAGTTTTACATACACACAAAGGTCTAGACTTAGGTGCTCTAGACCTTTTTAATCAGCTAAAACCATTAGCTGATTTCTCACTTTTTAGCACTAAAAGTCGTTTGTTAATTGAACTAAACAGGTCTTTACATCATAAAAATTTGTATTCAGCATTTTCTAAAACCCTTTCTACATCAGAAAAAAAAGCATTGATTGATTCCTATTATTTAGTGTATCGAAATAAAGTAGAGAATAATATCAGAAATTATATCAAAGAAGGAAACAAAGTGCTACATATTTCTGTGCATTCTTTTACGCCAGTTTTAAATGCTGTTGAACGAAATTGTGATATTGGTTTGTTGTATGATTCATCACATAAAAATGAGAAAAAATTTTCTCATCAATTTAAAAAGGAACTTTTACAACAAAACGGGAATTTAAATGTTCGTTATAATTATCCTTATTTGGGCAAAATGGATGGATTTACAACCTATTTACGTAAACAATTTCCATTAAATTACATAGGAATTGAGATTGAGGTCAATCAAAAATATGCAAAAGAAAACAAGATGAATTCTGCAATTTGTGAAGCAATTTTCAACTCTTTAAAGAAAATTACTTCTCTAAAATCTCTGTAA
- a CDS encoding glutamate-cysteine ligase family protein, translating to MGKKYHLFEVFGIELEYMLVSTDTFKVTPIVDLLLTKKNGSLTSDIENGKIAWSNELVAHVLELKTNGPTNDVNNLSANFHENVLEINELLKEFKVQLMPTASHPLMNPDTDTQLWKHSYSEVYALYNRIFNCKGHGWSNVQSTHINLPFFNDEEFEKLHAAVRVILPLIPGLCASSPILEGKNTGFKDTRLEYYKTNQKEIPEMTGKVIPENVFTKKDYHHTIFEPIQKAIKPFDTENILDHHFLNSRGAISRFDRNAIEIRLVDIQECPKADIAICVLIIEVLKLLVSESLVSLENQKKRDKEALFDILNDAIKNGENSVITNIDYLNLFGLKEVTTQQNVWKHLYNLVKDAIDESHLETLNTILTKGTLSTRILKAINSDFSETNIKKIYTDLAICLQKNEVFNP from the coding sequence ATGGGCAAAAAATATCATTTATTTGAAGTGTTTGGCATTGAGTTAGAATACATGTTAGTTTCTACCGATACTTTTAAAGTAACACCTATTGTTGATCTTTTATTAACCAAAAAAAATGGTTCTTTAACTTCGGATATCGAGAACGGAAAAATTGCTTGGAGCAATGAATTGGTTGCACATGTTTTAGAATTGAAAACAAATGGACCAACGAATGATGTAAATAATTTATCAGCAAATTTTCATGAAAATGTTTTGGAAATCAATGAACTTTTAAAAGAGTTTAAGGTACAATTAATGCCAACTGCTTCACATCCGTTAATGAATCCTGATACAGATACGCAACTTTGGAAACATAGTTATAGCGAAGTCTATGCGTTATATAATCGAATTTTTAATTGCAAAGGTCATGGTTGGAGTAATGTGCAAAGTACGCACATCAATTTGCCTTTTTTTAACGATGAAGAGTTCGAAAAGTTACATGCTGCAGTTCGTGTTATTTTACCATTAATTCCGGGTTTATGCGCAAGTTCGCCAATTTTAGAAGGTAAAAATACAGGCTTTAAAGACACTCGATTAGAGTATTATAAAACCAATCAAAAGGAAATACCAGAAATGACTGGTAAAGTAATTCCGGAAAATGTTTTTACAAAAAAAGACTATCATCATACAATATTTGAACCAATTCAAAAAGCAATAAAACCTTTTGATACAGAAAATATTTTAGATCATCATTTTTTAAATTCTAGAGGGGCAATTTCTCGTTTTGATAGAAATGCGATCGAAATACGATTAGTAGATATTCAAGAATGCCCGAAAGCAGATATTGCTATTTGTGTTTTAATTATTGAAGTTTTAAAATTACTCGTAAGTGAAAGTTTAGTTTCTCTAGAAAATCAGAAAAAACGGGATAAAGAAGCGCTTTTTGATATTTTAAATGATGCTATTAAAAATGGTGAAAACTCGGTAATTACAAATATTGACTATCTTAATTTATTCGGATTGAAGGAAGTTACAACTCAGCAAAATGTTTGGAAACATCTTTATAATTTGGTAAAAGATGCTATTGATGAAAGTCATTTAGAAACTTTGAATACTATTTTAACAAAAGGAACTTTATCAACAAGAATTTTAAAAGCGATTAATTCTGATTTTTCTGAAACTAACATTAAAAAAATATATACTGATTTAGCAATTTGTTTACAAAAAAACGAAGTTTTTAATCCATGA
- a CDS encoding RimK family protein → MNKYVVVNQIEKWNFSIENINIISSQEYLTDPKYSLLKKARIFNLCKDYSYQSKGYYVSLLAEARGHLAIPTIKNIVDLKALELVRIVSEEFDDSIQNSLKNIKSREFTLSIYFGQNVAQKYKELSALFYKHFQVPFLRVKFNHTTKWEIQSIKAIAESEIPADHFDSVHEFANQYFSKKRYDTPKLTKSDFDLAILVNPNDPAPPSNPKALKKFIEIAEKMNIYAEIIEPQDLSRLNSFDALFIRQSTEVNNEAYAFARKAQQDGIAIIDYPDAILKCCNKVYMAEALNNANIATPKTIIVHKDNRNDVLANTGLPCVLKAPDSTFSFGVKKAKTVEEYDELVTNMLKESDLIIAQEFCPSDYDWRIGILDDVPFFACKYYMAKGHWQIYNWNAKKKDDQDGDADCLPIEKVSKKVLKMALKSAKLMGKGLYGIDIKVVNEVPMVIEINDNPNIDFGVEDAFYGDSVYTQILTALKNRLD, encoded by the coding sequence ATGAACAAATATGTTGTTGTAAATCAAATAGAAAAATGGAATTTTTCTATAGAAAATATTAATATTATCTCTTCTCAAGAGTATTTAACAGATCCAAAATACTCACTACTTAAAAAGGCAAGAATTTTTAATCTATGTAAAGATTACTCCTACCAATCTAAAGGTTATTACGTTTCTCTTTTAGCAGAAGCAAGAGGTCATTTGGCAATACCAACCATCAAAAATATTGTGGATTTAAAAGCGTTAGAATTAGTGCGAATTGTATCCGAAGAATTTGATGACAGCATACAAAATAGCTTAAAGAATATTAAGTCTAGAGAATTTACTTTAAGTATTTACTTTGGTCAAAATGTAGCCCAAAAATATAAAGAATTAAGTGCTTTGTTTTATAAACATTTTCAGGTTCCTTTTTTACGTGTAAAATTTAATCACACCACAAAATGGGAAATTCAAAGTATTAAAGCAATCGCAGAATCAGAAATTCCTGCAGATCATTTTGATAGTGTTCATGAATTTGCAAATCAGTATTTTTCTAAAAAAAGATACGACACACCAAAACTTACAAAATCAGATTTTGATTTAGCAATTTTAGTAAATCCGAATGACCCTGCGCCACCGAGTAATCCGAAGGCTTTAAAAAAGTTTATTGAGATTGCAGAGAAAATGAATATTTATGCAGAAATTATAGAGCCGCAAGATTTAAGTAGATTAAATTCTTTTGATGCGTTATTTATTAGACAAAGTACCGAAGTTAATAATGAAGCCTATGCTTTTGCTCGTAAAGCGCAGCAAGACGGCATTGCCATTATAGATTACCCAGATGCAATTTTAAAATGCTGCAATAAAGTGTATATGGCAGAGGCTTTAAATAATGCAAATATTGCCACGCCAAAAACCATTATTGTACATAAAGACAATAGAAACGACGTGTTAGCAAACACAGGTTTGCCGTGTGTTTTAAAAGCGCCAGATTCTACGTTTTCATTCGGAGTTAAAAAAGCAAAAACGGTAGAAGAATATGATGAGTTGGTAACAAATATGCTTAAAGAATCTGACTTAATAATTGCTCAAGAATTTTGCCCTTCTGATTATGATTGGAGAATTGGTATTTTAGATGATGTCCCTTTCTTTGCGTGTAAGTATTATATGGCAAAAGGACATTGGCAAATTTACAATTGGAACGCTAAAAAGAAAGATGATCAAGATGGAGATGCAGATTGTTTACCAATTGAAAAAGTATCTAAAAAGGTTTTGAAAATGGCTTTAAAATCAGCAAAACTAATGGGCAAAGGTTTATACGGAATAGATATTAAAGTGGTGAATGAAGTGCCAATGGTTATAGAAATTAACGACAACCCAAATATTGATTTTGGTGTGGAAGATGCTTTTTATGGAGACAGTGTTTATACTCAAATATTAACTGCTTTAAAAAATAGATTAGACTAA
- a CDS encoding branched-chain amino acid aminotransferase, producing the protein MKSHIEIQRIEKSKIDSVDFNNLPFGSVFSDHMLECDYKDGAWQTPVIKPYSPISLDPSAKIFHYGQSIFEGMKAYKDAKDKTMLFRPLDNCKRLNKSAERLVIPQIPEDIFMDGLKKLLEVDNAWIPTNEGSSLYIRPFMFASGNGFHASPADGYKFIICTAPSGAYFAGKVKVLIEEKYARAANGGVGFAKAGGNYAAQFYPTQLAIEKGYNQVIWTDDNSHQFIEEAGAMNIFVRINDTLITSPTSDRILDGITRKSILQIAEDAGIKTEVRKISVGEVVEAAKNGELKEMFGAGTAAVISPIAGFGYQENDYDLPELENPFAAQLKKKITDIQTNKTEDPYGWRVIL; encoded by the coding sequence ATGAAGTCTCATATAGAAATTCAACGAATAGAAAAATCGAAGATAGACTCTGTAGATTTTAATAATTTGCCTTTTGGAAGTGTGTTTTCTGATCATATGTTAGAATGTGATTATAAAGATGGCGCTTGGCAAACACCAGTTATCAAACCTTATTCTCCAATATCTTTAGATCCTTCTGCTAAGATTTTTCATTACGGACAATCTATTTTTGAAGGGATGAAAGCTTACAAAGACGCTAAAGATAAAACAATGTTGTTTAGACCTTTAGACAACTGTAAACGTTTAAACAAATCTGCAGAACGTTTGGTAATTCCTCAAATTCCTGAGGATATTTTCATGGATGGATTAAAAAAATTATTAGAAGTTGATAATGCTTGGATTCCTACAAACGAAGGTAGTTCTTTATATATAAGACCTTTTATGTTTGCATCTGGTAATGGTTTTCATGCTTCACCTGCAGATGGTTATAAATTTATAATTTGTACTGCTCCGTCTGGGGCTTATTTTGCTGGAAAAGTAAAAGTTTTAATTGAAGAAAAATATGCACGTGCTGCAAATGGTGGTGTTGGTTTTGCTAAAGCTGGTGGTAATTATGCTGCACAATTTTACCCAACTCAATTAGCCATAGAAAAAGGATATAATCAAGTAATTTGGACAGATGACAACTCGCATCAATTTATTGAAGAAGCGGGTGCAATGAATATTTTTGTACGCATTAATGACACTTTAATTACGAGTCCTACAAGTGACAGAATTTTAGACGGAATTACGCGTAAAAGTATTTTACAAATTGCAGAAGACGCAGGTATTAAAACCGAAGTTAGAAAAATTTCTGTTGGCGAAGTTGTAGAAGCTGCTAAAAATGGAGAATTAAAAGAAATGTTTGGTGCAGGAACTGCTGCAGTAATATCGCCAATTGCTGGTTTTGGATATCAAGAAAATGATTACGATTTACCAGAATTAGAGAATCCTTTTGCAGCTCAATTAAAGAAAAAAATTACAGACATTCAAACGAATAAGACTGAAGATCCTTATGGATGGAGAGTAATTTTATAA
- a CDS encoding DUF4920 domain-containing protein, with product MKNIIKFCAIALLVFASCKKETANKENDQTVKEEIIAFDSFGDKITNDAAITSNEMLAKFNNLKVGDTLNVKFASTIKEVCSKKGCWMKLPLNDTEEAMVTFKDYGFFMPLDSKDREVIIEGKAFVKETSVAELQHYAEDAGKSKEEIAKITAPKKEFAFEANGVLMKK from the coding sequence ATGAAAAATATAATTAAATTTTGTGCAATTGCACTATTAGTATTTGCAAGTTGTAAAAAAGAAACTGCAAACAAAGAAAACGATCAAACAGTTAAAGAAGAAATTATTGCATTTGATTCTTTTGGAGATAAAATAACAAATGATGCTGCAATAACATCAAACGAGATGTTGGCAAAATTCAATAACTTAAAAGTTGGAGATACACTAAATGTAAAATTTGCATCTACAATAAAAGAAGTTTGTTCAAAAAAAGGATGTTGGATGAAATTACCTTTAAATGATACAGAAGAAGCTATGGTTACTTTTAAAGATTATGGTTTTTTTATGCCTTTAGATTCTAAAGATAGAGAAGTTATTATAGAAGGTAAAGCTTTTGTAAAAGAAACATCTGTTGCAGAATTACAACATTATGCAGAAGATGCAGGAAAATCTAAAGAAGAAATAGCTAAAATTACAGCTCCTAAAAAGGAATTTGCTTTTGAAGCTAATGGAGTTTTAATGAAAAAATAA
- the mnmD gene encoding tRNA (5-methylaminomethyl-2-thiouridine)(34)-methyltransferase MnmD, translating to MKREILITSDGSTTIHLPDWNEQYHSKHGAIQEAYHVFIKSGFELFCNSDEKIQGSISILEIGFGTGLNAFITFLEGIKHHKKIDYVGVEAYPVIESEVQKLNYVSELNAEKHQLIFDKMHAVSWDEKQLISDNFKLTKRKQFFEEIEDENNHNLIYFDAFGATNQPELWTETIFLKMYNALKTNGVLVTYSAKGSVRRAMQTVGFTVERLEGPPGKREMLRATKK from the coding sequence GTGAAAAGAGAAATCCTGATTACTTCCGATGGTTCTACAACCATTCATTTACCAGATTGGAATGAACAATATCATTCTAAACATGGCGCAATACAAGAGGCTTATCATGTTTTTATTAAAAGTGGATTTGAACTTTTTTGTAATTCTGATGAAAAAATACAAGGATCTATTTCTATTTTAGAAATAGGTTTCGGTACAGGATTAAATGCATTTATCACCTTTTTAGAAGGCATAAAACATCACAAAAAAATAGATTATGTTGGTGTAGAAGCGTATCCTGTTATTGAAAGTGAAGTTCAAAAACTAAATTATGTTTCAGAATTAAATGCCGAAAAGCATCAATTAATTTTTGATAAGATGCACGCAGTTTCTTGGGATGAAAAACAGCTTATTTCTGATAATTTTAAGCTAACTAAAAGAAAACAATTCTTTGAAGAAATAGAAGACGAAAACAATCATAATTTAATTTATTTTGATGCTTTTGGCGCAACAAATCAACCAGAATTATGGACTGAAACTATTTTCTTAAAAATGTATAATGCATTAAAAACAAATGGAGTTTTAGTAACTTACTCAGCAAAAGGAAGTGTAAGAAGAGCAATGCAAACCGTTGGTTTTACTGTTGAAAGATTAGAAGGTCCTCCAGGAAAAAGAGAAATGTTGAGAGCTACTAAAAAGTAG
- the ruvC gene encoding crossover junction endodeoxyribonuclease RuvC: MAIEKIILGIDPGTTIMGFGLIKVVGKKMEFIQMNELLLQKYDDHYLKLKLIFERTIELIDTYNPDEIAIEAPFFGKNVQSMLKLGRAQGVAMAAGLSREIPITEYLPKKIKMAITGNGNASKEQVALMLKSLLNLKTLPKNLDATDGLAAAVCHFYNSGKVVGGKNYTGWASFVKQNPKKII; the protein is encoded by the coding sequence TTGGCAATAGAAAAAATTATTTTAGGCATCGACCCAGGAACAACAATTATGGGTTTCGGATTGATAAAAGTAGTTGGTAAAAAGATGGAATTTATTCAAATGAATGAATTATTACTTCAAAAATATGATGATCATTACCTAAAACTAAAACTCATTTTTGAACGCACCATAGAATTAATAGACACTTATAATCCTGATGAAATTGCTATCGAAGCGCCTTTTTTTGGTAAAAATGTACAATCGATGTTAAAATTGGGTAGAGCACAAGGAGTTGCAATGGCAGCTGGTTTGTCAAGAGAAATACCTATTACAGAATATTTGCCAAAAAAGATTAAAATGGCAATTACCGGAAACGGAAATGCCAGTAAAGAACAAGTTGCTTTGATGTTAAAGTCTTTGCTAAATCTAAAAACCTTACCAAAAAATTTGGATGCAACAGACGGTTTAGCTGCTGCAGTTTGTCATTTTTACAATTCAGGAAAAGTAGTTGGAGGAAAGAACTATACAGGCTGGGCTAGTTTTGTGAAACAGAACCCAAAAAAAATTATTTAA
- a CDS encoding four helix bundle protein codes for MKLKNNPLQNKSYDLALLIVKLSKKLIKENKEYILSKQILRSDTSVGANIVEANGPISKVDFLAKMSIAYKECLETKYWYTC; via the coding sequence ATGAAGTTAAAAAATAATCCGTTACAAAATAAATCGTATGATTTGGCTTTATTAATTGTAAAGTTGAGTAAAAAGTTAATAAAAGAAAATAAAGAGTATATTTTATCAAAACAAATTTTAAGAAGTGACACTTCTGTAGGAGCTAATATTGTTGAGGCTAATGGACCTATTTCTAAGGTAGATTTTTTAGCAAAAATGTCTATTGCATATAAAGAATGTTTAGAAACTAAATATTGGTACACTTGTTAA
- the hemW gene encoding radical SAM family heme chaperone HemW: MAGIYIHIPFCKQACFYCDFHFSTSLKKKEDMISALIKEIEIRKDEINNSIIETIYFGGGTPSVLNVDEIKLLIDTVYRNHKVIENPEITLEANPDDLSEEKIIELSKTPINRLSIGIQSFFEKDLKLMNRAHDSSEAKNCLSVATKYFDNISVDLIYGIPDCTNEEWQQNIQTALSFDVPHISSYALTVEPKTALHTLITKGKIKNVDDEKAQEQFNILIEELENSNFVHYETSNFGKQGFFSQNNSSYWLGKPYLGIGPSAHSFDGNQRSWNVRNNSKYINSIAENQLPIERETLSKTDCYNEYIMTGLRTVWGVSFDKIKVDFGEKYIEYLENQSKKYIEQELLVLENRILRTTKKGKFLSDGIASDLFILN, encoded by the coding sequence TTGGCAGGCATCTATATCCATATCCCGTTTTGCAAACAAGCATGTTTTTATTGCGACTTTCATTTCTCTACTTCTTTAAAAAAGAAAGAAGATATGATTTCTGCACTTATAAAAGAAATTGAAATCAGAAAAGATGAAATTAATAACAGCATTATTGAAACTATTTATTTTGGCGGAGGAACTCCATCAGTTTTAAATGTTGATGAAATTAAGTTGTTAATTGATACTGTTTATAGAAATCATAAAGTAATTGAAAATCCAGAAATTACTTTAGAAGCAAACCCGGATGATTTATCAGAAGAAAAAATAATTGAACTTTCTAAAACACCCATAAACAGATTAAGTATCGGAATTCAGTCTTTCTTTGAGAAGGATTTAAAATTGATGAATCGCGCTCATGATTCATCCGAAGCAAAAAACTGCCTCTCTGTTGCAACTAAATATTTTGATAATATTTCTGTGGATTTAATTTACGGAATTCCAGATTGTACTAATGAAGAATGGCAACAAAATATACAAACAGCTTTAAGTTTCGACGTGCCACATATTTCTAGTTATGCATTAACTGTAGAACCAAAAACAGCTTTACATACTTTAATTACAAAAGGAAAAATTAAAAATGTTGATGATGAAAAAGCACAAGAGCAATTCAATATTTTAATTGAGGAATTAGAGAACTCAAATTTTGTGCATTATGAAACTTCTAACTTTGGAAAACAAGGCTTTTTTAGTCAAAATAATTCTTCATATTGGTTAGGGAAACCGTATTTAGGAATTGGACCTTCTGCACATTCTTTTGACGGAAATCAACGTAGTTGGAATGTAAGAAATAACTCGAAATATATAAATTCAATTGCCGAAAACCAATTACCGATAGAAAGAGAAACGTTATCAAAAACAGATTGTTATAATGAATATATTATGACAGGCTTGCGAACTGTTTGGGGAGTTTCTTTTGATAAAATTAAAGTTGATTTTGGCGAAAAATATATAGAATATTTAGAAAATCAATCTAAAAAATATATTGAACAAGAATTATTGGTTCTTGAAAATCGAATTTTAAGAACTACTAAAAAAGGCAAATTTTTATCAGACGGAATTGCCTCAGACTTATTTATATTAAATTAG
- a CDS encoding cyclase family protein, translating into MKATIEYNSRKIVINVSEPLDISISIDMSKGKINAWGIDDPKIEVESFDGYEVSVANGAVVNFNSIQFNPHSHITHTECVGHITEKVHSVNQNLKHYLFLAELVTVAPEKIDGDFVISEKQLKTALRNKKRDAIVIRTLPNLSDKKETRYFNTNPAYLSEEAAFYLVEKGIKHLLVDLPSVDKEKDDGKLLVHNAFWGTAGKVRMDATITEFIYVPNTIEDGEYLLNLMIAPFENDATPSKPILYKIMN; encoded by the coding sequence ATGAAAGCAACCATAGAATACAACTCCAGAAAAATAGTAATAAACGTTTCAGAACCTTTAGATATTTCCATATCTATTGATATGAGTAAAGGTAAAATTAATGCTTGGGGAATTGATGATCCTAAAATTGAAGTTGAAAGTTTTGATGGTTACGAAGTAAGTGTTGCTAATGGAGCGGTTGTAAATTTTAATAGCATTCAATTTAATCCGCATTCTCACATTACTCATACAGAATGTGTTGGTCATATTACAGAAAAAGTACATTCTGTAAATCAAAATTTAAAACATTATTTGTTTTTAGCAGAGTTAGTAACTGTAGCACCAGAAAAAATTGATGGCGATTTTGTAATTTCAGAAAAACAATTAAAAACTGCTTTAAGAAATAAAAAAAGAGATGCAATTGTAATTAGAACATTACCAAATTTATCAGACAAAAAAGAAACAAGATATTTTAATACAAACCCTGCTTATTTATCTGAAGAAGCAGCTTTTTATTTGGTAGAAAAAGGGATAAAACATTTATTGGTAGATTTACCTTCTGTTGATAAAGAAAAAGATGATGGTAAATTATTAGTGCATAATGCATTTTGGGGAACCGCAGGAAAAGTAAGAATGGATGCAACGATTACCGAGTTTATTTACGTGCCAAATACTATAGAAGATGGCGAGTATTTATTAAATTTAATGATTGCGCCTTTTGAAAATGATGCTACACCAAGCAAGCCAATTTTGTATAAAATAATGAATTAA
- a CDS encoding CorA family divalent cation transporter encodes MENTFLDKTTIIQYSDKNYKKSNFSSLSDIKLSDNVSETKWINTYGFDFHNEFKTVILENNLDDFLIKLLMENEHDTKVILLENLLFVTINVLKTEGKHLDQEKMIFIVAPNFLWSIQEKPGDYFSWIRKRLEEQKGIVRKKKNDYLLYLIIESIIDNYQETYQKHAELRSYELNSTYIKPTPEFTSLVEKRKQELFTFKKAAISLKNTIVKLEKVEVKGLNNKYFSEVKEQTINLISDIDFELQELESKINLIFSIQGHRLNEVMKTLTILSVIFIPLTFLAGIYGMNFENIPELKAKNGYYILLVVMVIITIISVWYFKRKKWF; translated from the coding sequence ATGGAAAATACGTTTTTAGACAAAACAACAATCATACAATATTCTGATAAAAATTATAAGAAATCTAATTTTTCATCTCTTTCTGATATAAAATTATCAGATAATGTAAGTGAAACAAAATGGATAAACACGTATGGTTTTGATTTTCATAATGAGTTTAAAACCGTTATTTTAGAAAATAATTTAGATGATTTTTTGATTAAATTATTAATGGAAAACGAACATGACACCAAAGTAATTTTATTAGAGAATCTTCTATTTGTTACCATAAACGTTTTAAAAACAGAAGGAAAACATTTAGATCAAGAAAAAATGATTTTTATTGTTGCTCCTAATTTTTTATGGAGTATTCAAGAAAAACCAGGAGATTATTTTAGTTGGATTCGTAAACGTTTAGAAGAGCAAAAAGGAATTGTTAGAAAGAAAAAAAACGATTATTTATTGTATTTAATAATAGAATCGATTATTGATAATTACCAAGAAACCTATCAAAAACACGCAGAACTTAGATCTTACGAACTAAATTCTACATATATAAAACCTACTCCAGAATTTACATCGTTAGTAGAAAAAAGAAAACAAGAATTGTTTACTTTTAAAAAGGCTGCTATAAGTTTAAAAAACACCATAGTAAAACTAGAAAAAGTAGAAGTTAAAGGTTTAAATAATAAATATTTTAGTGAGGTTAAAGAACAAACCATTAACCTAATTTCTGATATCGATTTTGAACTACAAGAGTTAGAAAGTAAGATTAATTTAATTTTTAGTATACAAGGTCATCGTTTAAATGAAGTAATGAAAACCTTAACTATTTTGTCTGTAATATTTATTCCGTTAACTTTTTTAGCTGGAATTTACGGTATGAATTTCGAGAATATTCCTGAGTTAAAAGCAAAAAATGGATATTATATTTTGCTGGTAGTTATGGTTATTATTACAATAATATCTGTTTGGTATTTTAAACGAAAAAAGTGGTTTTAG